The Paramicrobacterium fandaimingii DNA segment GCCGGGCGGTACCAATCGATGCGGCGACGCCACTGGCGAGCGGATGCATCGGCACGCCGATCTGCCGAGTACACGTCATCGTCGGCGACGCGACCGATGGCTGTGAAGGCCCGCAGCGGCTCGCCATCGAGTGTCTCCCTCGGCGAGTAATAGACGAGTCCATCTGCCTCGTTCAGCCTGCTGATCGCCTCGCGGCTGCCGTGGTTCAGCTGCCCGATGCCCAGGCGCACGGCGTCGCGCACGTGGTCGCGCTGCACCACGCCGAGCCAGTACCTGATAGCCATGTGCTATTTCTACCTGATGCAGGCGACACGGTGCAGACTGAAGACATGTACGTGCAGCTGAAACTCGTGCTCGACACCGATCCGTCTGCCGCGTGGCGCGCCCTCAGATCACCGTCTGTCATGCGCGAGCTGTACGCTCCCTTCCTCAACGTCAACGCCGCACGCGCCGGGAGCGGAACGCTTTGGCAGAACACCGCAGACGAGATTCCGCTCACGCTCGCCGGGCTCGTTCCCCTCGGACGCCAGCTCATCGAACTCGATTACGACGAGACGAGCCACCCCGGCGTGAAGATTCTTCGCGATACAGGTTCCCCGCTGACGGGGCCGCTGAGTGCTCTGCGCGGATGGAACCACCGTATGGCGGTCTCACCAACAGCCGACGACCCGGGCCGCACCCTGTTTCGCGACAGGCTGAGCTTTCACGGGACCTCCGCCGGGGCATACTGGTACCCGCTGTGGGTGATGTGGCAGTGGCGCGGCTCGCGGCTGCGCGACATGGCTCCGAGTTGGGCATTCGACCCTGAATTGCAGCACGAGCCTGACACTCAGCATCCATGAGTTATAGTTGACACACTTGCGGGCAGCGTTATGCCCCTTGCGTCGTAGAACGCTCCCTCTCCCCGGAAACGGGTCGATGACTTTCATACGGCGAACGAATGCGCGATCCCGTGCCTTCGCCACTCTTCCGCCCTCTGTGAAGTGCGGATCTCGATGCCTGAAAGGCACCATGTCAGACAACACATTCGGCGCGCTCGGCGTGCCCGCTCCCCTTGTTAGCGTCCTCGCGAAGGACGGCAAGTCGGAAGCGTTTCCCATTCAGATCGACACGCTTCCCGACACGCTCGGCGGGCGCGACGTGCTCGGCCGCGGCCGTACAGGCAGCGGCAAGACGCTCGCCTTCTCCATTCCGATGGTTGCGCGTCTCGGCACAGAGCTCGCCGGAGGCAAGCGCCGCCCCGGCCGCCCCCTCGGGCTTGTGCTCGCCCCGACGCGTGAGCTCGCCACGCAGATCGACGCCGTTCTCGCGCCGCTCGCCGCGGCATACGGCATGAAGACCACAACCATCTACGGCGGCATCAACCAGCGTCGCCAGGTTGAGGCGCTGAATGCAGGCGTCGACATCATCGTCGCCTGCCCCGGGCGCCTCGAAGACCTCATGAACCAGGGTCACGTGCGCCTCGACGCCATCGAGGTCACCGTGCTCGACGAGGCAGACCACATGGCCGACCTCG contains these protein-coding regions:
- a CDS encoding EVE domain-containing protein, whose amino-acid sequence is MAIRYWLGVVQRDHVRDAVRLGIGQLNHGSREAISRLNEADGLVYYSPRETLDGEPLRAFTAIGRVADDDVYSADRRADASARQWRRRIDWYRPAIEAPIRPLKPHLDLTRSSRNWGMKLRSGLVELSRHDWDAIRAAMRMPAPEDRHPHDRVIGDVVSRPREGPTWY